One region of Terriglobales bacterium genomic DNA includes:
- a CDS encoding FtsX-like permease family protein has protein sequence MNKLVLSNLVHRPLRSLISIVAIGIEVTLILVIVGLSVGMLNDAAERQRGIGADIMIQPPGSSFISTISGAPVSIKLADVLRKQPHVAMVSPVITQLTTGGTLEAITGVDLNTYPLGHPLKYLAGGPFQNPDDVIVDDVWARSHNARVGDRVDVLNHQARICGIVEHGVGGRRLLRLDTLQDWIGAPGKATIFYVKADDPGNTNLIVDELRKLPGMEGYQIRSIADYMTMMTTENLPGLSIFLNVVIGIAVIIGFIVIFQAMYTAVMERTREIGILKSLGASKVYIVNVVLRETVLLAICGVAVGIGISFATRGALEARFPTLPIEIGARWLVRAAGIAVVGALLGAVYPAYKAARKDPIDALAYE, from the coding sequence ATGAACAAATTGGTCCTCTCCAACCTGGTGCACCGCCCGCTGCGGTCGCTCATCAGCATTGTCGCCATCGGAATCGAGGTTACGCTCATCCTCGTCATCGTCGGCCTGTCGGTCGGGATGTTGAATGACGCCGCGGAGCGTCAGCGCGGTATCGGCGCCGACATCATGATCCAGCCGCCCGGATCGTCGTTCATCAGCACCATCAGCGGTGCGCCGGTTTCCATCAAGCTCGCCGACGTTCTTCGCAAACAGCCACACGTCGCCATGGTCTCGCCCGTCATAACCCAGCTCACGACGGGCGGAACGTTGGAAGCCATCACTGGCGTGGACCTGAACACCTATCCGTTGGGGCATCCGCTGAAATACCTCGCCGGTGGCCCATTTCAAAATCCGGACGACGTTATCGTAGATGACGTGTGGGCGCGCTCGCACAACGCGCGTGTCGGGGACCGTGTGGACGTGCTGAATCACCAGGCGCGCATCTGCGGCATCGTGGAGCACGGTGTTGGCGGCCGCAGGCTGCTGCGGCTCGATACTCTGCAGGATTGGATCGGCGCTCCCGGCAAGGCGACCATCTTTTATGTGAAGGCCGACGATCCCGGCAACACCAACCTGATCGTTGACGAGCTAAGAAAGCTTCCCGGCATGGAGGGATACCAGATTCGGTCCATCGCCGATTACATGACCATGATGACGACGGAGAACCTGCCCGGCCTCTCGATTTTCCTCAACGTTGTCATCGGGATCGCGGTGATCATCGGCTTTATTGTGATCTTTCAGGCCATGTACACCGCTGTCATGGAGCGCACTCGCGAAATCGGCATACTTAAGTCTCTCGGCGCCTCCAAGGTTTACATCGTGAACGTTGTTCTGCGTGAAACCGTGCTTTTGGCGATTTGCGGCGTAGCTGTCGGAATCGGGATTAGCTTCGCCACTCGCGGCGCGCTCGAGGCCCGCTTCCCCACGCTTCCCATCGAGATCGGCGCGCGCTGGCTCGTGCGCGCCGCCGGAATCGCTGTTGTCGGCGCGCTTCTGGGCGCGGTTTACCCTGCCTACAAAGCGGCTCGCAAGGATCCGATCGACGCCCTCGCCTATGAGTAA
- a CDS encoding AbrB/MazE/SpoVT family DNA-binding domain-containing protein has translation MKVPPEKIKPAVVRLRPKNQITLPNSLVERLGLEPDDYLEVCIGPRGGFECVPARFVRSGTREAAAEERQVDAELAAGDYQSFSSVESALKALDAAAAGANLETKAEAASFAEESLAIHRQLEQADLAIRNLSRLVDDMRTRANAVYGRTGTPREVRRQKPKTKSARRRDERDELTAGD, from the coding sequence GTGAAGGTTCCTCCGGAAAAGATCAAACCGGCCGTCGTCCGTCTGCGCCCTAAAAACCAGATCACACTGCCCAACTCCCTGGTCGAGCGGCTTGGGTTGGAACCCGACGACTACCTCGAAGTCTGTATCGGGCCGCGCGGCGGTTTCGAGTGCGTGCCCGCCCGCTTCGTCCGCAGCGGGACTCGCGAGGCAGCCGCCGAAGAACGCCAGGTCGACGCCGAGTTGGCCGCCGGCGACTACCAGAGTTTTTCCAGCGTGGAATCCGCTCTCAAAGCGCTCGACGCGGCCGCCGCCGGCGCCAACCTCGAGACCAAAGCCGAAGCAGCCTCTTTCGCCGAAGAGTCCCTCGCAATCCACCGGCAGCTCGAGCAGGCCGACCTCGCCATCCGCAACTTGAGCCGCCTGGTGGACGACATGCGCACGCGCGCCAACGCCGTCTACGGGCGCACCGGCACGCCGCGGGAGGTTCGCCGCCAAAAGCCAAAGACCAAGAGCGCTCGCCGTCGGGATGAACGGGATGAGCTTACGGCTGGTGACTGA
- the rplM gene encoding 50S ribosomal protein L13, with amino-acid sequence MSTYFPKEGEIARKWFVVDASGQTLGRLATRVASILAGKESPRYTPFIDVGDHVVVVNADKIRLTGMKAESKVYRRYTGYPGGLRSEEFRKRFARRPEDVVEDAITGMLPKTKMGRAMAKKLKVYRGDKHPHQAQQPQALQEAKRA; translated from the coding sequence ATGTCAACCTATTTCCCCAAAGAGGGGGAAATTGCGCGCAAGTGGTTCGTCGTGGATGCCTCGGGGCAGACGCTCGGGCGCCTCGCTACGCGTGTCGCCAGCATCCTCGCGGGCAAGGAAAGCCCGCGCTACACGCCCTTCATTGACGTAGGTGACCACGTCGTCGTCGTGAACGCCGACAAGATCCGCCTCACCGGCATGAAGGCCGAGAGCAAGGTGTATCGTCGCTACACCGGCTACCCCGGCGGTCTGCGCTCGGAGGAGTTCCGCAAGCGCTTCGCGCGCCGTCCCGAAGACGTTGTTGAGGACGCCATCACCGGCATGCTGCCCAAAACAAAAATGGGCCGCGCCATGGCGAAGAAGCTGAAGGTTTATCGCGGCGATAAGCACCCGCACCAGGCCCAGCAGCCGCAGGCGCTGCAGGAAGCCAAGCGGGCATAG
- the rpsI gene encoding 30S ribosomal protein S9 → MADLVQYYGTGRRKSSIARVFLRPGSGEFTVNGRPFDQYFVTEAQRNTAKRPLAIAEVGSNFNVVANVSGGGVNGQSGAVKLGIARALLEFNVELRSKLKADGLLSRDSRAKERKKYGQKGARKRFQFSKR, encoded by the coding sequence ATGGCTGATCTGGTTCAGTACTACGGCACGGGACGTCGCAAGTCGAGCATCGCTCGCGTGTTCTTGCGTCCCGGCTCGGGCGAGTTCACGGTGAACGGTCGCCCCTTCGACCAGTATTTCGTGACCGAGGCGCAGCGCAACACCGCCAAGCGCCCTCTCGCCATCGCCGAAGTCGGCAGCAACTTCAACGTTGTCGCCAATGTGTCCGGCGGCGGCGTCAACGGGCAGTCCGGCGCCGTCAAGCTGGGCATCGCCCGCGCGTTGCTGGAGTTCAACGTCGAGCTCCGCTCCAAGCTGAAGGCCGACGGCCTGCTCTCGCGCGATTCCCGCGCTAAAGAGCGCAAGAAGTACGGCCAGAAGGGTGCGCGCAAACGCTTCCAGTTCAGCAAGCGCTAG